GTCCTGAATTCGAAGAACCATCGTACCCGAGGCACAGAGCAGTAGCACCAGAAAGTTTGCGATAGCCCTAACTGCCATCAGTTGCAAAAGTATCGTGTGGCTTTAGGTGAGACTCGTACAACAACTCGGGCAATATCAGGGAAGTCTGGTAATAGTGCGCTTTTAGCTTGGGGCTAGGCGTAATCTTGGGACTTGGCTTCTCGTATTGAGTTGTAATAACAATTGGATGCTAACCTATCACGGAGTCATAGTGGAATGTTTCATACCTGCTGCCTGCTTGTTcaacttctttctttctcaatttTGTTTGGCAGTCACCCTAATATTGAGTCCAGTTCTATTACCTTCGGCTCTCTGTGTTAGCACGCGACCCGACGACCCAAGAGGCTCCTGAAACTCCTTTCTGCTGTATAATGTATATAGACCTAGTCTTATCAAGACAGTAAGTACGGAAGGTAAATTCCGGTGCGCGGGCTCAGAAGCCAAGTCGAGATCCTTGTGAAAAATGTGCATGGATGCACGCCACATATGGGAGACTAGTCGACGTCGAATCAGTCGACTTCCTGTCACCTCACGTCCGAGCTTTTGTTTGCTAATTGCCCAGAGCGTCGGAtctaatcaatcaatcagataAATCTATACCAAGAAATTGCCGAACGGTCTCCCCGGTTCGCCCCGTGTGAGCTGATTCTCGAATCAGTACCCAAACAGCCGATCTCGGTGAACATGGACCACCCGGCTAATCTTACTTTTTATCAGATGagattaaaattctattttttttccccctaCCGCCTGATGCGTGAAGCTGCAAGGGCTACCGTTTGGCTGGGCCTGCACATCCGCTTTAAAGCTTCGGCTCTTCCCTCTTTTATGATTAGCTCTCCGTTGCGTGCTCCTTGCGTCTTCACCGGGCTGATCCAGCAACGATGGCAATCGGGGATAGGTTTCAAAATCTTGTTGGGCGCCAGACGCCTAATGACACTCATGAGGCTCCCACCgtggaagatatcgaaaCTCCGGTAACCATCAATGCAGCTCCATACGACAAGGAAGCTGGCACCGGCTCACCTGAAAATAAGACGGCAAGCAGTGATGATAATATATCATTACCGCACGAAGACGCACAGCGTGGTGTCAAGGATATCGAGGCCGTGACTCTAGCATGGTCAAAGGCAACGCTGGCTACCTTCCTGATACTGTATTTTCTACCCCCAATGACGCTTACTTGTGGCCATATGTAACTAATGCAATTTGTTCTTAATAGCATCTGGATTTACACCCTGGCTAATGGATTCAGGTCCTCAATCCTCGCTAGCTTGACACCATATGCTACCAGTGATTTCCAGTCTCATTCCCTGTTGACTGTAATCGAAATTGTAGCAAGTGCCATGACATCGGCAGTGTATATCCCTATGGCGAAGATGCTGGACGTCTGGGGCCGTGCTGAAGGCTTCCTCCTTATGCTGGGCTTCGCCACTTTGGGCCTAATTCTTATGGCAGCGTCCAACAACCTTCCTACCTTCTGCGCAGCACAGGTAATATGACCCCCCTTTGAACAGTCAGAGCCCTTGAACTTACTAACCGTTATACGCATAACAGGTATTCCAATCAGTTGGACTTGGAGGCATGACTTATAGCGTGAATGTCCTCTCAGCCGACGTAACCAACCTGAGAAATCGAGGGTTGGCGTTCGCTTTCGTCTCATCACCATGGATGATCACTGCGTTTGCAGGAtccaaagcagcagaagaatTCTTAGTACACGTGAACTGGCGATGGGGTTTCGGCAGCTTTGCCATCATTATACCTGCGGTCGCCATGCCCTTATACGTGGTGTTGAAGGTCAACCTTCGTAAGGCTAAGCAGAAAGGCCTCGTAAATCACGAGAGAAGTGGCCGAACCCTGGTACAGAACATAATACACTACCTTATACAGTTCGATTGTGGGTCACCCAACACAGCCCTCCCTAAAGTATCGCAGTTGCTAACATCCTCTTGCTAACAGTGCCGGGTGTCATCCTGTTCGCTGCTGGTCTTACCGTGTTTCTACTCCCATTCACACTAGCCCGGTCAGCTCCGGAGGGCTGGAAGACAGACTACATTATCGCCATGATTGTAGTCGGCTTTGTcgtcctccttctcttcgccgCCTATCAGGTATACCTGGCTCCCGTGCCATTCCTGAAACATACCTACCTACTCAACCGGACCGTCCTGGGCGCATGCCTTCTCGACTTCGTATACCAAATGTCCTACTACTGCTGGAACAGCTACTTCACGTCTTTCCTCCAAGTGGTCAACAACCTAACCGTCGCCGAGGCCGGATACGTCAACAGCACATTCCAGGTCGTCTCCGGCGTGctcctcttcatcgtcggctaCCTGATCCGCAAAACAGGCTACTTCCGCTGGCTCCTGCTCATCGGTGTGCCTCTCTACATCTTCGCCCAAGGCCTCATGATCCACTTCCGCCAACCAAACGGATACATCGGCTACATCGTCATGTGCGAGATCTTCATCTCCGTCGGCGGTAGCGTTTTCACCCTCTGCATGCAGCTCGCCGTCCTAGCCGCCGTCGACCACCAACACGTCGCCGCCGCAATGGCCATTCTATTCGTGTCCGGTGGCATCGGTGGTGCCGTGGGCAATGCCATCTCCGGCGCCATCTGGACAAACACCTTTGAGAGCTCCCTTGCGCGCTATCTCCCTGAGTCCGCGCTGCCGAGCCTGGCCAGCATCTATGCCAGTTTGCCGGTGCAGCTGAGCTATGCTGTTAATAGTCCTGAGAGAATTGCTATTCAGAAGGCGTATGGTTATTCGCAGACGAGAATGTTGGCCGCGGGAACGGGGCTGATGGCGCTTGCCTTCGTCGCGGTTTTCATGATCCGGAACTTGAATCTGAAGAATATGACGCAGACCAAGGGTGTTGTGTTCTGATGTTATTTTGTTGGTTGATGGTGGTTTCGACGAGGAGATGATGGGTTGTTTATGTGTGTTTGTGTGTGGGTGGTGTGGATGGGCTTCTTTTATCGAGCTTAATGTTGATACTCCTGTGGGGAGGTAATTTGCTTTTACTTAGTTATCTtgctattttatatatattactaaaaagAACTCTGTTGCGTAAATTGCTTTGGATATGCCATAGATAATACTCCAGGTAAATGGCATCGATGTGTGggatttatagatatttcaTTTCAAGACCTTCATGTACAGCACTCATAGATTGATATATTCCTTATAATTATGTGCATATTCATTTAGCATCATCATTAAGGGctttatactaataatgGTGGGTTGCCATCAGGGTTAGTAATGGAATGGCCCTATGAAGACTAGATTTCCAATGCAAAGCAACAAAGAACAGAGTGACATTATTGGGCAATCTTGGGATAGCTAAAGTAAACGTGAAACtttataagattataattaagaCATTGGATAGAAACAGTGCAGACAAAgagatctatataaatttatgCTTCTAGTAATGGAATGGCCATTCAATCCGAGAAAGGGTCAACGGCCACTTAAGAATATACCCATGAAAACGCAGTAAGCTCCCTCCTAAAtcagagatgaagaaagaccCTCAGCCATCCACAGCCTGGTTTAGAGCATTCACACGATAACTCTCGCTGCGCTCGATCAGCTGTGCATGAGTTCCTCGGTCAACACACCGACCATCCtcaatcaagaagatcacATCCGCCTTGCGGATAGTATACAGTCGATGTGCAATCGCAATAACGGTCATATGCTTCGTGGCCTTCTCAAGCCCATCCTGCAGCAATCTCTCCGACTCTGCATCAAGCGCACTGGTCGACTCatccagcagcagaagctTAGGCTTGCGGATGAGCGCGCGCGCAATCGCCAATCGCTGTTTCTGACCTCCAGAAAGCCGGTCGCCGCTTGGCCCACAGTAGGCATCATATCCATCTGGCAGCTGCATGATCGTGTCATGGATGTTGGCCAGTTTACATGCCTCCTCTAGTTCAGACTGGCTGACTGTTTGGCCTGGTCTGGCGCCTAGGGTCAGATTGAATCGGATCGTACCCTCGAACAGCACACTCTGTTGAGGAACATAGGCAATATCATCCCGGAATGAGCCGTCGCTGTAGGCGATGTTGTGGCCGTCGACTTCGATGGTTCCTGAGTCAGGTCCGTATAGTCGCTCGACGAGTGAGATTATTGTGGACTTGCCTGCGCCGCTGGGTCCTACGAGTGCGGCGAACTGTCCTGGTTGAACGCTCAAGTCCAGACCGTGTAGCACTCGGGTGTCCGGCCGTGCAGGGTACGAGAAGCGAACTTGCTTGAATACAACACTGATGCCGTCACGGGACTCAGAAGAGGATCTCTTCTCGCGGGGAGGTGCCGTGGCTTCGACATCCCTCAGTAGCTGAAGTGGTGCAGATAGCTTCTTTGTCGACCCCAAGTCGAGCAGATTCAATAGTCTCCGTGTGGCCTGGAATGCGCGTGAGACATCGGGTGCGAGGGCGAACATCTGTCCCCACAGTTGAGAGCTGACGAGCAGTGCTAGCTGCACGATGAAGAACTGCGTTTGAGTGTATTCACCCGCGATAATCCTCTTTGATCCCCACCAGTACGCCAGTGCATATAGAAAGTTACTCAGTCCGTACCCGACGGCAAGCCATAAATTCGCCCAAGCGCTTTGTCGAGTGATCTGGCGCATTGGGGCCGAGAGTGATCGACGGTATGTGCCAAGCACTTCATGTTCCAGGGACAGCGACATGATGGTTTTGATTGAGTTGACGGCCTCAACGGTGATACCCACGGAGTTTGCAAAGGCCTCTAGGTGTCGCTCCTCGAAACTAGCCAGCGTGGTGACTCGCATGTAACCGGCACCCAGCAACAGTGGGATCACGGATAGACATACTAGAGCAATCTTCCAAGCAATAATGTGTGTCATAGTAATAGTCGCGACGAGACTAACCAGAACCGAAAGGATAGTGCAGACCACAGAGCCTGTTAGACCACCCAGGGCACTGCTATCCTTTGTAATGAACGACAGCAGTAGTGATGGGTTCCGATTTGCTGACTCGTGCCATGCCAAATCCTGCTCGAGAATAGACCGCAACGATAGTATGCGCACTTTGTAAATGACTTGCTCAGCCACCCAGCCAAAGAGCGACCAGCTAAGGAAGTTAGCAAGGAATTCGACAATGGCCAGCACAAAGAACATAAGTCCAAACAGCTCTCCAGCATGACGAATGGAGTCAGGCTCCTCGCAGCCACTAAGCTTGCCCACGACGTTGCCGAAGATCACCGACGATCCGCAATAAGTGCCGCCGATGATCACAGCCCCAGCGATCGCCAGGATCAGCACGAATGTGTACGGTCGGAAAAGGGAGCCCATGGAGCCTACGGTTGATCCAAAGCTTCGCTTTTCCTCGATCGCACTCTCTGGCTCCGCAGTCTTTGCAGGCTTAGTCTTTTCTTCGTCAATGGCATCGGTCACAGAAGTCTCAAGAGCTCCGGTCTTCTCACTAACGATTGGCACCAAGGAACCAGAACGAGCCGAGCTCACCTCCGTCTCCTCGTCATCTTGGCCGCCGTGAACGTTGAGGTTCTGGAGACGGACCAACTCAGCATAGGCACCGTTGGCTTCTAGCAGTTGCTGGTGGGTTCCTTGCTCCACCAGCTTCCCTTGGCGCATAACGATAATATTGTCGGCATTCCTGATAGTCGACAGACGATGGGCAATAGTAATCACAGTCCGGCCGATCGCCACGTTATCTAGAGCCTCTTGGATACGCGCCTCGGTCGCCGAGTCGAGGGATGCCGTGGCTTCATCCAGGATCAGGATACGCGGATCTTTCACCAGAGCGCGCGCCAAGGAGATGCGTTGCTTTTGTCCACCGCTGATGAGATTGCCCTTAGACCCAACTTGTGTTCCAAAGCCTTCTTTCAAACGCTCAATGAAACCATTCGCATCGGCCAACAGGGCAGCGTGCAGGACTAATTCCACAATTTCTCGTGCGCCATCCCCATGCTCCAGAGAAGCCGACACTAGATCTTTCCCGTCTCGCACTGCTGCCGCGACATCCGCGAGAACACTACCCATCAGAATCGAATGCAGGTGATCGTGTCTAGGAGAGTTGATGAGGCCCAGCGCGATGTTTTCAAGGATGGACCGGTCCAAGAGACATGGTTCCTGTTGTACGAGACTTATATGGCTACGGACAGATCTCACATTGAGATCCTTGACATCGTGGCCATCTAACAGTACCGCGCCCTCGTCCACATTGTAGAATCGGGTGATCAACCCGGCGACGGTGGACTTTCCACTGCCTGACAGTCCGACAATAGCTGTCTGTTGACCGGCTGGGCAGCTCAAAGAGAGGTCCTGGAGCACGGGCTTGTCCGGTCGGGACGGAAACTTGAATGAGACGTTCCGTAATTCCACATTTCCCGTAACCTCTGGCAGCACACGACCGGTATCTTCAGTGGTACCGTCGATGGTAGTCGGGTGATCGATGTCGGCTTCCAGCTTGCCGAAGGCTACGGCCGCGGCGTCGAAGCTTTGCAAAAACGGGGCAGCCTGACTGAGAATCAAAGACGCTATGAATAAAAATTAGCGTCACTTCAATATCCAAGACTCAATAGGAATTATGTACGTACCATCCACAAGGATGAGAATAACTGTGAATGTGTTCCCCACCGTTATGCCGTCGCCTCCAGACTCTACAGCGTCTGCGATTTGTCGCGACCCTTGCCAGAAAGCCAGACCATTGGCCGAAAAGGCAATGAAGTATAAAAGACCCGCCTGAGTGGCAGCAGCGATCGATTTCCAGACGCCGGCCGACAATGCAGGATGCAAGACTTCAACAAATTTCTCCTCCAACCGGGCGTTTGCCGAAAAGGCTTGCACAACCATTGTATTTGAGAATGCCTCCAGCGCGACCGATGAGGCCTTCGCCATACCCTCCAGTGCGCGTCCGAAAAACTTCTGCACGAAGTATCCTCCGCCAATAGACATGATCAGGTACGCTGGGGTGAGGGAGACCAGCATGCCGGCCAGTTTGGGGTCCTTGATGAAGGCTACTATGTATGCGGTGATGAAGAATGCGATACTGTTTATCACAATTCCGACTTTCTCTGATGAGCCTTGTTGTATGACGGCGATTTCTCCGGTGATCCGCGAGGATACCTCTCCTGCGGGTAGGTTGTCGAAGAACGCGGCATCCTGGCGCAGGATGGCGCTGAAATATTTCTCTCGCAGACGCTGGGCTAGGCGCTCGCCGGAGAGATTCCAACAGAGGACGTAGATGTAGATGAGAGCGAAATAGGCGATACCAATGTATACGATCAACAGGATTTTGTCATTGATGCCCGCTTGGTAGGAGTCGGCGTTGGAGGGGGTGACGTTGCACGTTGACGAGTTGAGTCCATCCACTAGCTGTCCAAAAACAATCGACATAATAGGAAAGGGAATCCCAGAGGCAATTGAAGTGATAAagccgacgaggaggagggctAGGTCGGACGACGAGGGGTTGCCGTAGACCAGCAAACGACCGAACGAGGTGGCACGACGCATAAACTGTGGACAAGAACATCCCCATGAGTTCAATTCCTTCGTGCAGATTAAGGCAGGGAGTAACTTACACTTTGCTTAGCTGGCGCCCCTGCGTCCTTGGACGCTTCAGATGCTGTACCCATGATGCCTTGGGACGTTTGCCGTTACTCTATCGTGAGCAACGGTACCAAGCAGCTAGACAGACatgcaaagagaaaaggacaatACTCGACGGGATCGCTACTGAAGGGTCAAGTCAGAGCTTCGGCGGCACTCTGCTCCCGTCTGCAAAAGTCCATCAGACGCAAGCAATCTCTAGTTCTCTGGGCATGACACATCGCGCATCCACCCGACCATTCCATTCCCTTTCTGATGCAATGTGCCGACGTCGGACAGGAACTAGACCGACGCTCAATTTTTATCAGATCCGAGCGGATTCTTCAAGCGAGCAACGCCAAGGGCACCATATTGATGCCAAGGGGCCAGGAGTTGGAGTCGCTGCATCTGATTAGGGTTCCGTTTGGTCAGGTATTGCGTATGGTATTAGATGGTATGGTCACGTCTTGTATGTATTGGATTGTCATAACAATACGCCCAGACCCTTAAACCCTCCAAGGATCTTGGAATCCACTGACCTGGCTTAGTTTACGCATTCATATTCGGTAATAAGAAGAGAATGACCATCGCAACCACCCGCCCAACATCTGCCGAAAACGGAAAACGCTTCACCCAATGATTATCCCATTCTTTGCGTGAACGGAGTAAAGTCTGTGGCTACATATTAATATCGTGGTTATTCGCACAGCATGGACCACAGATATCTTACCATACATCAGTAAATGAACGAATATCAAAGGAGGCGAGGAAGGTGATTCTCATGAATTTATTAAAACCGTACCATAGTAAATAGGTCGCCTTAGAGTTCGAATGGTGCACAGAAAACTAGTCTCCGCTACCATAAAATCAGCAGCTTTTCGAGTCACAGCTATGCTACTCACAGGCTTATGTCGAAATGCTCTACGTGTTATGTATCTTAGATCGAAATTGCCAGCTCCAATTGAAGCTAACGATTTAGTGTTCACAAGTCTCACAAAATGCCCATTACACTCGGCTGAGAACTTCGTTTCTATACTGCGTGTGAGATTCATTGAACCTCCGGATAGATGGGTCGTAGAGGTATTTCTAGCTACATATCCCTCTAGCTATACAGTTGGGCCTTGTGTGAGCTCACGCAATCCGTTAAAACTCTTGCCCATGACAAGTCCATTGTGATGAGCCCCACCGCCAAGTCACTAATCGCACTCACTAGTGTAGTCCCAAGAGTGTCCAGCCGTGAAATTTTCTTCGCTCGATATGCCGTGTTTCTCATTTATTGGATCCGGGTCAATCCGGATGAATGTTTGGCAGTTTGGGGCCCTTCAGAGATTTTCCAACATACAAGAGGCCGATGGCTCAACTGGTCAGTCGATCAGAGTTAGAACAGTTGCTCAAATGAAAGACCACAACCCACACTAGAATTCTAATGTAAAAGATTATTCCGGGGAAAAGAATTCCAACCAATTACCATTTCGAGTTCACGCAGACCCATATGAACCCACTGGATACGAGATGCCGTGACTCCGTGAGTGTTCATCCGGACAACCATGATCTAATCTGATCTGATAATATAACCGGCCTTCGAGGCGATTGGGTGAATTTGCCCCCAGCCGGCCCTAGTTCTTAGTGCGTTGGGCATTGGGCTCATCAGATAAGGACCAAATACCCAGTATAGCAGTAG
This DNA window, taken from Aspergillus flavus chromosome 5, complete sequence, encodes the following:
- a CDS encoding MFS siderochrome iron transporter MirB is translated as MAIGDRFQNLVGRQTPNDTHEAPTVEDIETPVTINAAPYDKEAGTGSPENKTASSDDNISLPHEDAQRGVKDIEAVTLAWSKATLATFLILIWIYTLANGFRSSILASLTPYATSDFQSHSLLTVIEIVASAMTSAVYIPMAKMLDVWGRAEGFLLMLGFATLGLILMAASNNLPTFCAAQVFQSVGLGGMTYSVNVLSADVTNLRNRGLAFAFVSSPWMITAFAGSKAAEEFLVHVNWRWGFGSFAIIIPAVAMPLYVVLKVNLRKAKQKGLVNHERSGRTLVQNIIHYLIQFDFANILLLTVPGVILFAAGLTVFLLPFTLARSAPEGWKTDYIIAMIVVGFVVLLLFAAYQVYLAPVPFLKHTYLLNRTVLGACLLDFVYQMSYYCWNSYFTSFLQVVNNLTVAEAGYVNSTFQVVSGVLLFIVGYLIRKTGYFRWLLLIGVPLYIFAQGLMIHFRQPNGYIGYIVMCEIFISVGGSVFTLCMQLAVLAAVDHQHVAAAMAILFVSGGIGGAVGNAISGAIWTNTFESSLARYLPESALPSLASIYASLPVQLSYAVNSPERIAIQKAYGYSQTRMLAAGTGLMALAFVAVFMIRNLNLKNMTQTKGVVF
- a CDS encoding multidrug/pheromone exporter, ABC superfamily (ABC multidrug transporter, putative) — translated: MRRATSFGRLLVYGNPSSSDLALLLVGFITSIASGIPFPIMSIVFGQLVDGLNSSTCNVTPSNADSYQAGINDKILLIVYIGIAYFALIYIYVLCWNLSGERLAQRLREKYFSAILRQDAAFFDNLPAGEVSSRITGEIAVIQQGSSEKVGIVINSIAFFITAYIVAFIKDPKLAGMLVSLTPAYLIMSIGGGYFVQKFFGRALEGMAKASSVALEAFSNTMVVQAFSANARLEEKFVEVLHPALSAGVWKSIAAATQAGLLYFIAFSANGLAFWQGSRQIADAVESGGDGITVGNTFTVILILVDASLILSQAAPFLQSFDAAAVAFGKLEADIDHPTTIDGTTEDTGRVLPEVTGNVELRNVSFKFPSRPDKPVLQDLSLSCPAGQQTAIVGLSGSGKSTVAGLITRFYNVDEGAVLLDGHDVKDLNVRSVRSHISLVQQEPCLLDRSILENIALGLINSPRHDHLHSILMGSVLADVAAAVRDGKDLVSASLEHGDGAREIVELVLHAALLADANGFIERLKEGFGTQVGSKGNLISGGQKQRISLARALVKDPRILILDEATASLDSATEARIQEALDNVAIGRTVITIAHRLSTIRNADNIIVMRQGKLVEQGTHQQLLEANGAYAELVRLQNLNVHGGQDDEETEVSSARSGSLVPIVSEKTGALETSVTDAIDEEKTKPAKTAEPESAIEEKRSFGSTVGSMGSLFRPYTFVLILAIAGAVIIGGTYCGSSVIFGNVVGKLSGCEEPDSIRHAGELFGLMFFVLAIVEFLANFLSWSLFGWVAEQVIYKVRILSLRSILEQDLAWHESANRNPSLLLSFITKDSSALGGLTGSVVCTILSVLVSLVATITMTHIIAWKIALVCLSVIPLLLGAGYMRVTTLASFEERHLEAFANSVGITVEAVNSIKTIMSLSLEHEVLGTYRRSLSAPMRQITRQSAWANLWLAVGYGLSNFLYALAYWWGSKRIIAGEYTQTQFFIVQLALLVSSQLWGQMFALAPDVSRAFQATRRLLNLLDLGSTKKLSAPLQLLRDVEATAPPREKRSSSESRDGISVVFKQVRFSYPARPDTRVLHGLDLSVQPGQFAALVGPSGAGKSTIISLVERLYGPDSGTIEVDGHNIAYSDGSFRDDIAYVPQQSVLFEGTIRFNLTLGARPGQTVSQSELEEACKLANIHDTIMQLPDGYDAYCGPSGDRLSGGQKQRLAIARALIRKPKLLLLDESTSALDAESERLLQDGLEKATKHMTVIAIAHRLYTIRKADVIFLIEDGRCVDRGTHAQLIERSESYRVNALNQAVDG